The DNA window ACCGCGCCTACTGCCAGGAGAACGCGGAAACCCCGTTCGCGGCGGCGCTGCCGAAGGTGCCGACGAGCAAGACGCCACCGTCCACAGTGTCCTCGACACCGGCTCCGCCACCAGCGACACCGGCCCCGCCGCCCGCGCCGTCGGAGCAGCCGAAGCCAAGCCCCGCGCCAACGCGCTGAGGGCAGCCGAAAAAAGCAGGGAGCGGTGTCGGGGCCGCTCCCTGCTTTTCGTTGCTGATAAGGGGTTTTACCCGAGCGCGTGCGCCCGCATGGAGAACCTGGCCAGTATCTCGCGGCCCTGTTCGGCGTTGCGGGGCTGCGTCAGCACGTCGTAGCGCTTCGCGACCAGCTGGCTCGTCGAGACGAAGCTGCGGCGGCCTTTCGTGGCGCCGTAGCCGATCGCGGCGAAGACGAGGCTGAACACGATGCCCGCGCCGAGGCCCATCACGATGGGCAGCAACCCGGCACCGGGGGTGAACATGCTCAGCAGCAGGCCCACGAACAACCCGAACCAGGCACCGGACATGGCCGCGCCGCCGAGCACCTTGCCCCACGACAGCTTCGCCGAGACCCGCTCCACGAGCATCGGCTCGACGCCGACGATCGTCACGTCGGTGACCGGGAAGTCGTTGCCAGCCAAGTGATCGACCGCGCGCTGCGCCTCCTCGTAGGAGTCGTACGACCCGATCGGCCATCCGCTCGGGAGGGTCGGCACGCGCGGGGTCCCCTGTCCGCCCGCGAAGGCGGCACCTGTGAATGCTGTGGTCATTGTCCTCACCTCTTCACCCCGTCCAACGTGGCAGAGTGCGGAGAAATGCCGGATACCGTGAGTTCACAGGAACTTATCAGGGTCTGTGTTGTCTATCGGGCGGCAGAATTTGCGCTGCCAGGGCGCGGCACTCGTGATGAGGCGTCGGTCGGTTGCGGGGTGCGCCCTGCCATCGCAAATTCAGAGGGCCTTGGCGGTCCTGCGCCCGACTGCACGCTCCCGGCGCGCGGGGCGCACCGGATCGCCGGGTGCCTGGCTGGGTTGGCAATGGCCGGACCTCCGGTCCGGACCTCGCGGCACTCGGAGGGTAGGCAGGCGAGCGGCCTTGCGCTTTGGGTGCGGTTCGGGGGCTCAACGTCGAGTACAGAGCACCGGGGTCGGGCGCGCGGTGTCGGCGCTGCTCATCGCCGAGGCGAAGAAATCCGGCGCCGCGAAGTTCGTCGCTTCCACCACCGTTGACAACGCCGCCGCGCGCTCCTTGCTGACCGGTTCCGGCGCCGAGTTGACGGTGGCGGGTGACGCCGTGGAGAGCGAACTCCGCCTCCGGTAGCCTCTGCGTGGCCTGAAAGTCTTCGGTACCAACGAACTTCTGGGGAGTCCCATGTCGCGCAAGGTCGGAGCGGTCGTTCTCGCGGTCGCGGGATTGGTGGTGACCTCCGTCGCGCCCGCCGCCGCGGAGACTTCGTCGGGGACCAGGTGTTCGGTGGCCAAGCTGCCGTACCCCGCCGGGACGACCAGCGCCTCGGTGGCCGCGGTCGGCGATGACGGGTCCGCGGTGGGGATCGCGGCGGGCAAGGCGGGGGTGCACGGGTACTGGTGGCGCGCCGACGGGTCGATCACCGATCTCGGCGACTTCGACCCGACCGCGATCGGGCCAGGCGGGACGATCGTCGGCAGCACGCCGGGCAAGGACGGGCAGGGCCGCGCCGCGGTGTGGCGCGACGGCGCCGTCACCGTGCTGCCCGGCGCGGCGGACCGCGGCTCCGACGCGGTCGACGTCAACCGGGCCGGGGACATCACCGGTGTTCTGTCCACATCGGACACAACGCAGCGGGCCGTGGTGTGGCCGCACGACCGGCCGCGGAGCGTGGTGTACCTCGACAGCGCGGAGGGCTTCACCACCGCCGTGCACCTCGACGACAGCGGGTACGTGATCGGCCAGGCGGGGGACGTCCCGCCGAACATGTCCGAGGTCGTGTGGGGCACCGACGGCCGCCAGGTGCGCCGCTACGGCCCCGGCCAGCAGGGCGAGCCCGCGGTCGTGCTCCACGACATCGCGCGCGGGCGGATCGTCGGGATCGACCGCACGGGCGGCGACCCGCGCATGGTGGTGATCGACGCCAGCACCGGCCGTAGCGCACCGGTCCCGCTCGCCGAGCACGGCAGCCCCAACGCGATCAGCGACCGCGGCGCGATCGTGGGCAGCGAGTCCACCGGCGAGCACGGCGTCGACATCGTGCCGACGATCTGGTCCGGCGGCGCCAAGGCCGCGCTGCCCGGCCCTGACGGCGCGCTGTTCTTCACCCCGGTCGGGATCAGCGGCAGCGGCCGGTTCGCGGCAGGCAACGGCCACGACGCCGCCGCGAACTTCGCCCTCCGCTGGACCTGCCGCTGACGCTGACCCATGCCCCGAAAGACGCTCCTATAGAGGTCGAGTAGGGCCGCGGGGTGCCGCCGAAGGCTCCTCTCGGGGCGCTGAGCGTCACGATCTCGCCCCTCGTACCACGCGCTCGCCACCCGCACGACCCCACAGCAAGCCTTCGGGTGCCCCGAAAGTGACCTTCAGGGAATCCAGCGCCCCGAACGTCACTTTCGGGGCAGGCGTGTCGCGGCGGTCGGGCGTGCGAGGGGTGGATTTGCGGCGTTGAGCGCCCCGAAGGCCACCTTCGGGGCATGCGCAGCCCTGCCCGCACGTGAGCGAGGGCCGAGACAGTGGCGCCAGGGTCCCCGAAGGTGGCCTTCGGGGACCAACGGGGAACCTCCGCCGCCGATCACCGCGCCACGCACCCGACATCACTGTGACCTTCGGGGCATCTACGTCCCCGAAAGCCACTTTCGGGGCGTAGCGAACCTGGGGCGAGTGCTCAGTCGAGTTGGAGCTCGGGGGAGTACAGGTCGATCCAGTGGTACAGGTCCAGTGCGCGGTCGATGCCGTTCCTCGTGGTGCCGGGCATGGTGGCGGCGTCCACCTCGACCGCGTCGGTCAGCCACGCGCGGTCGATCAGCGCGAAGACCGGGTTGTCCTGCTCGGCGAGCACCTCCTTCGCCTGCTGTTGCAGCGCGGCCGCGTAGCCGGGGTCCTGTGTGGACGGATACGGGCTCTTCACGCGGTCGCGCACCGAGTCCGGCAGCACGTGCTTGGTGGCGTGCCGGAGCAGGCTTTTTTCCCTGCCGTCGAAGGTTTTCAGCGACCACGGCGTGTTGTAGACGTACTCGACGAGCCGGTGGTCGCAGAACGGGACGCGGACCTCGAGGCCGACGGCCATCGACGCGCGGTCCTTGCGGTCGAGCAGGGTCCGCACGAACCGGGTCAGGTGCAGGTTGCAGATGGTCCGCATGCGCTGTTCGAGCGGGCTCGCGCCGTCGAGCTGGTCCACCGCGTCCACCGCGGTCTGGTACTGGTCGGCGACGTACCCGGGGACGTCGAGCACCTTCCGCAGTCCCGGTTCGAGCATGGCGTGCCGGTCGGTGGTGATCGCGTTCTGGAAGGCCAGCCACGGGAAGGTCTCCGCGTTGACCGCCGCCTCGTCGTGGAACCAGCGGTACCCGCCGAACACCTCGTCGGCCGATTCGCCGGACAGCGCCACGGTCGACTCGCGGCGGATCGCCTTGAACAGCAGGTACAGCGAGGTGTCCATGTCGCCCATGCCCGCCGGGATGTCGCGGGCGGTGATCACCGCGCGGCGGACCGCGGGATCGGTGAGGTCACCGGGGTTGAGCATGACGTCCTGGTGCGCGGAGCCGACGAGCCCGGCGACGTCGCGGACGAACGGTGAGTCCGGGGTGTCGCGCACCTCGTCGGGCTTGAAGTTCTCCTCCTGCCCGAAGAAGTCGACGGAGAAGGTGCGGACCCGCTCGCCCTGTTCGGCCAGCGCGGCCGCGGCGAGCCCGGTGACCGCGCTCGAATCCAGGCCGCCGGAGAGCAGCACGCAACGCGGCACGTCGGCGACGAGCTGGCGGCGGACGATGTCGGTCATCAGCTCGCGCACGCGCCCGACCGTGGTCTCCTGGTCGTCGGTGTGCTGCCTGGCGTCGAGCTGCCAGTAGGTGCGGGTGCGGATGCCGCCGCGTTCGACCACCGCGATGGTGCCGGGGCCGACCTCGTACATGTCCTTCCACAGCGACCAGCCCGGCGTCTTGGTGAAGCCGATCAGCTCGCGGAACCCGTCGGCGTCGACGATCTTGCGCGCGAGAGGGTTCGCCAGGATCGCCTTCGGCTCGGAGCCGAACAGCACGCCGTCGCGGGTCGGGTAGTAGTAGAACGGCTTGATGCCCATCCGGTCGCGGATCATCACGAGCTTCTCGTCGCGCTCGTCCCAGATCGCGAAGGCGTACATGCCGTTGAGGTGATCGGCGACGGACTCGCCCCATTCGAGGTAGCCGTGCAGCACGACCTCGGTGTCGCTGTCGGTCTCGAACTTGTGGCCCTTGCCCGCCAGTTCGTGGCGCAGTTCGGAGAAGTTGTAGGCCTCACCGCTGTAGACCATCGAAACGGCGCCGTTCGGTGTCGGCACGGACATCGGCTGCTTGCCGCCGGGGAGGTCGATGATGGCGAGCCTGCGGTGGCCCAGTGCGGCGTGCGGGCGCACCCAGGTGCCCGAGTCGTCGGGGCCGCGGCACGCCATGGTGCCGGTCATCGCGTCGATGGTGTCCTGGCGCTGCGTCAGGTCCGAGTCGTAGGAGACCCAGCCGGTGATGCCGCACATTGGCGCCCTCCGAGAAAGATAGTTAGCAATTACAACTATGCGTAACACTGTTGTAACGCAGATCGCCGCCGTTGTCTGCCCGGATTGCACGCTCCGTCCGAACTCGGTTACTTCGTGTGAGCCGGGTCACCGAGCCTCAAGATCCCGTAAAGGCCGTCCTCCGCCGCGTCAAGGAGCCGTCAGACGCCCTCCAGCACGGTGGGTGACCGGCGCACAGTCGGGAAGGTTGTGGTCGCCAAAGGGGTGACCCGTCTTGGCAGGTGCCCATTTCGGAAGGAAAGCCGTGGCCGATTTGCTCTACGCCGTTCTCCTGATCGGCGTTTTCGTCGTGCTCGCGCTGACGCTGCGCGGCATGGAGAGGTTGTGACCGGCGTCGGCACCGTCGCGAACATCGTCGGCGGTGTGCTCGCGCTCGGCCTGATCGTCTACCTGTTCATCGCCTTGATCCGCCCGGAGAAGTTTTGATGGCGGGGCGCCCGTTTCGTGAAGGAATCCGATGAGTGACACCACGGCCGGCCTCTTGCAGGTCGGCCTTCTTCTCGTAGCGCTCGGGGTGGCTTACAAGCCGCTGGGCGACTACATGGCGCGGGTCTTCTCCAGTGAAAAGCACTGGAAGGTCGAACGCGGCCTGTACAAGCTCTTCCGCGTCGACCCGAACTCCGAGCAGCGGTGGACCACCTACGCCGCCGGCGTGCTCGGCTTCTCGCTCGTGTCGATCGTGCTGCTGTACCTGTTGCAGCGCCTGCAATCCCTGCTGCCGCTCGATCTCGGCCGCGGCGCGGTGGCGCCCGGTATCGCGTTCAACACCGCCGTCAGCTTCGTGACCAACACGAACTGGCAGTCCTACACCCCGGAGACGACGCTCGGTCACTTCGCCCAGATGGCCGGGCTGACGGTGCAGAACTTCCTGTCCGCCGCCGTCGGGCTCGCGGTCGCCATCGCGCTGGTGCGCGGGTTCGTCCGCTCGAAGACCGACCGGCTCGGCAACTTCTGGGTCGACCTGACCAGGGGCACGATCCGCGTGCTGCTGCCGATCGCGTTCGTGTTCGCGATCGTGCTGATCTCGCTCGGCGTCGTGCAGAGCCTCAAGGCCGGTGTCGCGGTGACCAACCCCGACGGCAGCGGCAGCACGATCGCGCTGGCGCCCGCCGCGAGCCAGGAGGTCATCAAGGAACTCGGCACCAACGGCGGCGGCATCTTCAACGCGAACTCGGCGCACCCGTTCGAAAACCCGAACGCGTGGACGAACCTGATCGAGATCTTCCTGATCCTGGTCATCCCGATTTCGCTCACGCGCACGTTCGGCAAGCTCGTTGGCAACCGCAAGCAGGGTTACGTGCTGCTCGCCGTGATGGGTGCGCTGCAGGTCGCCACGATGGCGATCACCTGGCTGTCCGAGGCGCACGCCGGTGGCCCCGCCGCGCTCGCCGCGGGCGGCAACTTCGAGGGCAAGGAACAGCGCTTCGGCATCAGCCTGTCGTCGATCTTCGCGAACATCACCACCGGCACGTCCACCGGCGCGGTCAACTCGTGGCACGACAGCTTCAGCGGGCTCGGCGGCGGAATGCCGTTGCTGAACATGCTCTTCGGCGAGGTCACCCCTGGCGGGGTCGGCACCGGGCTCTACGGGATCCTCGTGATGGCGATCATCGCGATGTTCCTCGCCGGGCTGATGGTCGGGCGCACCCCGGAGTACCTCGGCAAGAAGCTCGGCAAGCGCGAGGTCACCTGCGCCGCGATCGCGATGCTCGCGATGCCGACGGTGGTGCTGCTCGGTACCGGCGCCGCGCTGATGATGCCGGACACCGCGGCCGCGATGACCAACAGCGGCCCGCACGGCCTGTCCGAGGTCCTCTACGCCTACGCGTCCACCGGTAACAACAACGGCAGCGCGTTCGGCGGGCTGACCGTGACCAACGACTGGTTCGAGTCGACGCTCGGCGTGGCGATGCTGCTCGGCCGGTACGTGCCGATCCTCGCCGTGCTGTGCCTCGCGGGCTCGCTCGCGTCGCAGCGCAAGGTGCCGCAGACCGCGGGCACGCTGCCCACCACGGGCCCGCTCTTCGGCTCGATGCTCACCGGCACCGTCGTACTCGTCGCCGCCCTCACCTTCATCCCCGCGCTCGCGCTGGGACCCATCGCGGAGGCACTCGCATGACCACTACAACCGAAAAGCCACAGCGTGACGCGGTCGAAGAGACCCGGCATCACGTGGAAAACGCCGGTCGCATCGGCGCGGGCATCTTCAACCCCCGGCAGCTGCTGATCTCGATCCCCGACGCGCTGCGCAAGCTCAACCCCCGCCACCAGCTCGGCAACCCGGTGATGTTCGTGGTGTGGGTCGGTTCCATCCTGGTGACCGTTTTCGCGATCACCGATCCCAGCGTGTTCACCATTCTCATCGCGGTATGGCTCTGGTTCACCGTGCTGTTCGCGAACCTCGCCGAGGCCGTCGCGGAAGGACGTGGGAAGGCACAGGCGGAAACCCTGCGGAAGTCCAAAAAGGAGACTGTCGCGCGCAGGCTCACCGAGGACGGCTCCGAGGAGAGCGTGCCCGGAGTCGACCTCCGCATCGGCGATCTCGTCGTGGTCGAAGCGGGCCAGGTGATCCCCGGTGACGGTGACGTCGTCGAGGGCATCGCGACCGTCGACGAGTCCGCGATCAC is part of the Amycolatopsis sp. CA-230715 genome and encodes:
- the asnB gene encoding asparagine synthase (glutamine-hydrolyzing), whose amino-acid sequence is MCGITGWVSYDSDLTQRQDTIDAMTGTMACRGPDDSGTWVRPHAALGHRRLAIIDLPGGKQPMSVPTPNGAVSMVYSGEAYNFSELRHELAGKGHKFETDSDTEVVLHGYLEWGESVADHLNGMYAFAIWDERDEKLVMIRDRMGIKPFYYYPTRDGVLFGSEPKAILANPLARKIVDADGFRELIGFTKTPGWSLWKDMYEVGPGTIAVVERGGIRTRTYWQLDARQHTDDQETTVGRVRELMTDIVRRQLVADVPRCVLLSGGLDSSAVTGLAAAALAEQGERVRTFSVDFFGQEENFKPDEVRDTPDSPFVRDVAGLVGSAHQDVMLNPGDLTDPAVRRAVITARDIPAGMGDMDTSLYLLFKAIRRESTVALSGESADEVFGGYRWFHDEAAVNAETFPWLAFQNAITTDRHAMLEPGLRKVLDVPGYVADQYQTAVDAVDQLDGASPLEQRMRTICNLHLTRFVRTLLDRKDRASMAVGLEVRVPFCDHRLVEYVYNTPWSLKTFDGREKSLLRHATKHVLPDSVRDRVKSPYPSTQDPGYAAALQQQAKEVLAEQDNPVFALIDRAWLTDAVEVDAATMPGTTRNGIDRALDLYHWIDLYSPELQLD
- the kdpF gene encoding K(+)-transporting ATPase subunit F, with protein sequence MTGVGTVANIVGGVLALGLIVYLFIALIRPEKF
- a CDS encoding general stress protein, with translation MTTAFTGAAFAGGQGTPRVPTLPSGWPIGSYDSYEEAQRAVDHLAGNDFPVTDVTIVGVEPMLVERVSAKLSWGKVLGGAAMSGAWFGLFVGLLLSMFTPGAGLLPIVMGLGAGIVFSLVFAAIGYGATKGRRSFVSTSQLVAKRYDVLTQPRNAEQGREILARFSMRAHALG
- the kdpA gene encoding potassium-transporting ATPase subunit KdpA gives rise to the protein MSDTTAGLLQVGLLLVALGVAYKPLGDYMARVFSSEKHWKVERGLYKLFRVDPNSEQRWTTYAAGVLGFSLVSIVLLYLLQRLQSLLPLDLGRGAVAPGIAFNTAVSFVTNTNWQSYTPETTLGHFAQMAGLTVQNFLSAAVGLAVAIALVRGFVRSKTDRLGNFWVDLTRGTIRVLLPIAFVFAIVLISLGVVQSLKAGVAVTNPDGSGSTIALAPAASQEVIKELGTNGGGIFNANSAHPFENPNAWTNLIEIFLILVIPISLTRTFGKLVGNRKQGYVLLAVMGALQVATMAITWLSEAHAGGPAALAAGGNFEGKEQRFGISLSSIFANITTGTSTGAVNSWHDSFSGLGGGMPLLNMLFGEVTPGGVGTGLYGILVMAIIAMFLAGLMVGRTPEYLGKKLGKREVTCAAIAMLAMPTVVLLGTGAALMMPDTAAAMTNSGPHGLSEVLYAYASTGNNNGSAFGGLTVTNDWFESTLGVAMLLGRYVPILAVLCLAGSLASQRKVPQTAGTLPTTGPLFGSMLTGTVVLVAALTFIPALALGPIAEALA